A window of Sodalis praecaptivus genomic DNA:
GCGCTGGTAATTGTCCATGCGGCACGAGCGGGTCAGGCGGGCGCACGCGCTTTGCACCCTGAACGCATTTTTGATTAACGCCCGTCTTTGGCGGGCCTCACCTGAGCATGCTGACTATGGCTACCATTCATGTAGACGGCAAAGAGTACGAGGTTAACGGGTCTGACAACCTGCTGGAAGCCTGTCTGTCCCTCGGCCTGGATATTCCTTACTTTTGCTGGCATCCGGCGCTCGGCAGCGTCGGCGCTTGCCGCCAGTGCGCGGTCAAGCAATACCAAAACGCCGAGGATACCCGCGGCCGGCTGGTGATGTCCTGTATGACGCCCGCCGCCGACGGGACCTTCATCTCTATCGCCGACGATGAAGCTAAACAGTTCCGTCAAAGCGTGGTGGAGTGGCTGATGACCAACCACCCGCACGATTGCCCGGTGTGCGAAGAGGGCGGCAACTGCCACCTACAGGATATGACGGTCATGACCGGCCAGAATTTCCGCCGCTACCGCTTTACCAAGCGTACCCACCGCAATCAGTATCTCGGGCCGTTTATTTCCCATGAAATGAACCGCTGCATCGCCTGCTACCGCTGCGTCCGCTACTACAAAGATTACGCCGACGGCGGCGATCTCGGGGTGTATGGCGCCCATGATAACGTCTATTTCGGCCGTCCTGAGGATGGGGTGCTGGAGAGCGAGTTTTCCGGCAATTTGGTGGAGATCTGCCCGACCGGCGTGTTCACCGATAAAACCCACTCCGAGCGCTATAACCGTAAATGGGATATGCAATTCGCCCCCAGCGTCTGTCAGCAGTGCAGCATCGGCTGCAACACCAGCCCCGGCGAACGCTATGGCGAACTGCGCCGCATAGAAAACCGCTACAACGGCAGCGTCAACCATTACTTCTTGTGCGACCGCGGCCGCTTCGGCTACGGCTACGTCAACCTGAAAGATCGCCCGCGCCAGCCGCTGCAGCGCCGCGGCGACGATTGGATCGCGCTGAACGCCGATCAGGCGATGCAGGGGGCCGCCGATGCGCTGCGCCATGCGCGCAAAATGATCGGCATCGGCTCACCGCGCGCCAGCGTCGAGAGCAATTTCGCTCTGCGTGAACTGGTGGGCGCCGAGAATTTCTACACCGGGATCGCCGGCGGCGAACAGGACCGGCTGGCGCTGATGCTCAATGTCCTGCGCAACGGCGGTATCCGCACGCCCTCGCTGCGCGAAATGGAAAGTTACGACGCCGTGCTGGTGCTGGGGGAGGATTTGACCCAGACCGGGGCGCGTATTGCGCTGGCGGTGCGTCAGGCCGTGAAGGGCAAGGCGCGCGAAATGGCCGCGGCGCAGAAAGTGGCCGATTGGCAGATAGCCGCCATCATGAACATCGGCCAGCACGCCAAACACCCGCTGTTCGTCACCAACGTTGACCGCACGCGTCTGGATGATATCGCCGCCTGGAGCTACTGCGCACCGGTGGATGATCAGGCGCGGCTGGGTTTCGCCATCGCCCATGCGCTGGACGAGACGGCGCCGGCGGTAACCGGCCTTGATGAGTCGCTCAAGGGTAAGATTGACGTGGTGGTGCAGGCGCTGGCCGGCGCCCGCAAGCCGCTTATCATCTCCGGCAGCAATGCCGGCAGCGAGGCGGTGATCGCCGCCGCCGCTAACGTCGCCCGCGCTCTGAAGGGGCGGGGGAGCGATGTGGGGATTAGCTTTATCGCCGCCGGCGCCAACAGCATGGGGCTGGCGATGATGGGGGGCGGCAGCCTGGACGATGCGCTGGACGCGCTGGAGCAGGGGGCTGCGGATAGCGTGATTGTGCTGGAAAACGACCTTTACCGCCATGCGCCGGCCGCGCGCATCGATGCCGCGCTGGCCAACGTCAATAACCTTATCGTGCTCGACCACCAGCGCACCGCCCTACAGGAGAAGGCCAATCTTATCCTGTCGGCGGCGAGCTTCGCCGAAAGCGACGGCACCCTCATCAACCAGGAGGGCCGCGCGCAGCGCTTCTTCCAGGTCTATGATCCCGCCTACTACGATGATCAGGTCGTCATGCTGGAAAGCTGGCGCTGGCTGCATTCGCTGCACTCCACCTATTTGAACCGCCAGGTGGATTGGACCCAGCTTGACCATATTATCGATGCCGCGGCCGCGGCGCTGCCGCAGCTGGCGGGGATCAAGCACGCCGCGCCGGACGCCGGTTTTCGTATTCACGGCCAGAAACTGGCGCGCGAGCCGCACCGCTACAGCGGACGCACCGCGATGCGCGCCAACATCAATGTGCATGAACCGCGCGTGCCGCAGGACCAGGACACCATGTTCGCCTTCTCCATGGAGGGCAACAATGCGCCCCAGGCGCCGCGCCAGCAGGTGGCGTTCGCTTGGGCGCCGGGCTGGAACTCCCCCCAGGCCTGGAATAAGTTCCAGGATGAGGTAGGCGGCCATTTGCGCCACGGCGACCCCGGGGTGCGGCTTCTGGAAGCGGGTGAGGGCCGGCTGGATTATTTCAGCGCGATTCCACCCGCGTTCGCGCAGCCCGAGGACGGCAGCTGGCGGATCGCGCCCTATTGGCACCTGTTCGGCAGCGAGGAGACCTCGCAGCGCTCTCCGGTCATCCAGGAGCGGATGCCGGCGCCCTATGTGGCGGTGAGCCAGGCGGACGCCGCCCGGCTGGGCGTCAACAGCGGTACGCTGCTCGCCTTCACCTGCGCGGGTCTGGAGCTGCGTCTGCCGGTGCGGTTCAGCGATAGCCTGAGCCCGGGACAGGTGGGGCTGCCGCTGGGTTTGCCGGGCATTCCGCCGATGCTTGCGGGACAGAGCGTTGTTAATTTGCGGGAGGCCGCGCTATGAGTTGGTTGACACCGGAGGTCATCGATATCCTCCTGACGGTGGTGAAGGCGGTGGTTATCCTGCTGGTGGTGGTCACCTGCGGCGCCTATATGAGTTTTGCCGAACGGCGCCTGTTGGGGCTGTTCCAAAACCGCTACGGACCCAACCGCGTAGGCTGGGGCGGATCGCTGCAACTGCTGGCCGACGTGTTGAAGATGATGTTTAAAGAGGACTGGATCCCGCCGTTCGCCGATCGGGGTATTTTCACCCTGGCGCCGGTTATCGCCTTTACCTCATTGCTGATTACCTTTGCCATTGTGCCGGTGAGCCCGACCTGGGTGGTGGCCGATTTCAATATCGGCGTCCTGTTCTTTTTGATGATGGCCGGGCTGGCGGTTTACGCGGTGCTGTTCGCCGGCTGGTCGAGCAACAATAAATA
This region includes:
- the nuoG gene encoding NADH-quinone oxidoreductase subunit NuoG; amino-acid sequence: MATIHVDGKEYEVNGSDNLLEACLSLGLDIPYFCWHPALGSVGACRQCAVKQYQNAEDTRGRLVMSCMTPAADGTFISIADDEAKQFRQSVVEWLMTNHPHDCPVCEEGGNCHLQDMTVMTGQNFRRYRFTKRTHRNQYLGPFISHEMNRCIACYRCVRYYKDYADGGDLGVYGAHDNVYFGRPEDGVLESEFSGNLVEICPTGVFTDKTHSERYNRKWDMQFAPSVCQQCSIGCNTSPGERYGELRRIENRYNGSVNHYFLCDRGRFGYGYVNLKDRPRQPLQRRGDDWIALNADQAMQGAADALRHARKMIGIGSPRASVESNFALRELVGAENFYTGIAGGEQDRLALMLNVLRNGGIRTPSLREMESYDAVLVLGEDLTQTGARIALAVRQAVKGKAREMAAAQKVADWQIAAIMNIGQHAKHPLFVTNVDRTRLDDIAAWSYCAPVDDQARLGFAIAHALDETAPAVTGLDESLKGKIDVVVQALAGARKPLIISGSNAGSEAVIAAAANVARALKGRGSDVGISFIAAGANSMGLAMMGGGSLDDALDALEQGAADSVIVLENDLYRHAPAARIDAALANVNNLIVLDHQRTALQEKANLILSAASFAESDGTLINQEGRAQRFFQVYDPAYYDDQVVMLESWRWLHSLHSTYLNRQVDWTQLDHIIDAAAAALPQLAGIKHAAPDAGFRIHGQKLAREPHRYSGRTAMRANINVHEPRVPQDQDTMFAFSMEGNNAPQAPRQQVAFAWAPGWNSPQAWNKFQDEVGGHLRHGDPGVRLLEAGEGRLDYFSAIPPAFAQPEDGSWRIAPYWHLFGSEETSQRSPVIQERMPAPYVAVSQADAARLGVNSGTLLAFTCAGLELRLPVRFSDSLSPGQVGLPLGLPGIPPMLAGQSVVNLREAAL